A genomic window from Haliaeetus albicilla chromosome 10, bHalAlb1.1, whole genome shotgun sequence includes:
- the HSBP1 gene encoding heat shock factor-binding protein 1 produces the protein MAETDPKTVQDLTAVVQTLLQQMQDKFQTMSDQIIGRIDDMSCRIDDLEKNIADLMTQAGVEELEGENKTPATNKS, from the exons ATGGCCGAGACCGACCCGAAGACCGTGCAGGATCTCACCGCCGTG GTGCAGACATTGCTTCAGCAAATGCAGGACAAATTTCAGACCATGTCTGACCAAATAATTGGAAGAA TTGATGACATGAGCTGTCGCATAGATGACCTGGAGAAGAACATAGCAGACCTCATGACACAAGCGGGAGTGGAAGAATTGGAAGGCGAGAACAAGACCCCTGCTACTAACAAGAGTTAA